The following are from one region of the Silene latifolia isolate original U9 population chromosome 9, ASM4854445v1, whole genome shotgun sequence genome:
- the LOC141600053 gene encoding DNA (cytosine-5)-methyltransferase DRM2-like isoform X1, whose translation MDLTNVSSVESYEWDTDDELEMEYFQEIENDQADISSSSSSQNPAALDHFVAMGFNEKLVIRALKENGEEDTEAILNTLLSYPVTENFPSEDPCPSRASFPYEELSDCNSSCADLEEDITVDTLSRLTGMGYQYVDVVKAIEQCGSNAPLDELTDFIFASQTVKTDTNAPTLLTPQKRKPSFGSIERPRKLVQSVRIRDSINLPNNMIGFGIPGYSTRVTKREIPKLASGPPYFYYENVACTPKGVWDQISRFLYDIEPEFVDSLHFSAAARKRGYLHNLPIENRQPLFPIPPKTIHEALPSTKKWWPTWDKREKLNCLLTCIGSAPLTERIRKRVESGTPSPSDIDFVMKQCKKWNLVWVGKYKVAVLEPSDMEMLLGFPQDHTRGVSRTDRYKALGNSFQIDTIAYHLSVLKPIYPRGMTILSLFSGIGGAEVALHRLGIPLKTVVSVEISEVNRKIFQDWWEQTEQPGQLIHMDDVEKVDYPMIRQWITEFGGFDLVIGGSPCNNLAGGNRRTRDGLQGQHSSLFFQYYRILDTVMYLMKHR comes from the exons ATG GATCTTACTAATGTTAGTTCAGTGGAAAGCTACGAGTGGGACACTGATGATGAGCTTGAGATGGAATATTTTCAAGAGATTGAAAATGATCAA GCTGACatatcatcttcatcttcaagtCAGAATCCAGCTGCTCTTGACCATTTTGTCGCAATGGGATTTAATGAGAAGCTGGTGATTCGAGCACTTAAGGAGAATG GGGAGGAGGATACTGAAGCAATTTTGAACACCCTTCTTTCTTATCCT GTTACTGAAAATTTTCCTAGCGAAGACCCTTGTCCTTCTAGAGCAAGCTTCCCATATGAGGAGCTTTCTGACTGCAACAGTTCTTGCGCAGACTTGGAG GAAGATATAACGGTAGACACACTTTCGCGCCTCACTGGCATGGGTTATCAATATGTTGATGTGGTAAAGGCTATCGAGCAATGTG GATCTAATGCTCCACTAGACGAACTTACCGACTTCATATTCGCCTCTCAAACAGTGAAGACTGACACTAATGCCCCTACATTATTAACACCCCAAAAGAGAAAACCTAGTTTTGGGTCCATAGAACGACCCCGTAAACTGGTTCAAAGTGTGCGTATCAGGGATTCAATCAATCTGCCAAACAATATGATTGGCTTTGGGATTCCTGGTTACTCAACAAGGGTAACTAAGAGGGAGATCCCAAAACTAGCTTCTGGTCCTCCCTACTTCTACTACGAAAACGTCGCCTGCACTCCAAAGGGAGTTTGGGATCAGATTTCCCGGTTTTTGTATGACATAGAACCCGAGTTTGTGGACTCTCTTCATTTCTCAGCAGCTGCTCGAAAAAGGGGTTATTTACATAACCTTCCTATAGAAAACAGACAGCCTCTTTTTCCTATTCCCCCCAAAACCATACATGAGGCACTCCCATCCACAAAAAAATGGTGGCCCACTTGGGACAAAAGAGAAAAGTTAAATTGCCTTTTAACTTGTATAGGAAGTGCTCCACTTACGGAGAGGATTAGGAAGCGTGTGGAATCTGGTACGCCGTCTCCAAGTGATATAGATTTTGTTATGAAACAATGCAAGAAATGGAACTTGGTTTGGGTTGGGAAGTACAAGGTTGCTGTACTTGAACCTAGTGATATGGAGATGTTGTTGGGATTTCCACAGGATCACACAAGAGGTGTTAGCCGAACTGACAGATATAAAGCCTTAGGGAACTCCTTTCAG ATTGACACAATTGCTTACCACCTATCAGTTCTGAAACCCATCTACCCACGAGGAATGACCATTTTGTCCCTCTTCTCTGGCATTGGTGGGGCAGAGGTAGCCCTCCACAGACTCGGAATCCCACTGAAGACAGTAGTTTCAGTAGAGATATCAGAAGTCAATAGGAAGATATTTCAGGACTGGTGGGAGCAGACAGAGCAGCCGGGTCAGCTGATCCATATGGATGATGTGGAGAAAGTGGATTATCCGATGATAAGACAGTGGATTACGGAGTTTGGCGGGTTTGATCTCGTGATCGGAGGGAGCCCATGTAATAATCTTGCAGGTGGGAATAGGAGGACTAGAGATGGACTTCAAGGACAGCATTCTTCTCTGTTCTTTCAGTACTACAGGATTCTAGACACTGTTATGTACTTGATGAAACATAGGTAG
- the LOC141600053 gene encoding DNA (cytosine-5)-methyltransferase DRM2-like isoform X2: MEYFQEIENDQADISSSSSSQNPAALDHFVAMGFNEKLVIRALKENGEEDTEAILNTLLSYPVTENFPSEDPCPSRASFPYEELSDCNSSCADLEEDITVDTLSRLTGMGYQYVDVVKAIEQCGSNAPLDELTDFIFASQTVKTDTNAPTLLTPQKRKPSFGSIERPRKLVQSVRIRDSINLPNNMIGFGIPGYSTRVTKREIPKLASGPPYFYYENVACTPKGVWDQISRFLYDIEPEFVDSLHFSAAARKRGYLHNLPIENRQPLFPIPPKTIHEALPSTKKWWPTWDKREKLNCLLTCIGSAPLTERIRKRVESGTPSPSDIDFVMKQCKKWNLVWVGKYKVAVLEPSDMEMLLGFPQDHTRGVSRTDRYKALGNSFQIDTIAYHLSVLKPIYPRGMTILSLFSGIGGAEVALHRLGIPLKTVVSVEISEVNRKIFQDWWEQTEQPGQLIHMDDVEKVDYPMIRQWITEFGGFDLVIGGSPCNNLAGGNRRTRDGLQGQHSSLFFQYYRILDTVMYLMKHR, encoded by the exons ATGGAATATTTTCAAGAGATTGAAAATGATCAA GCTGACatatcatcttcatcttcaagtCAGAATCCAGCTGCTCTTGACCATTTTGTCGCAATGGGATTTAATGAGAAGCTGGTGATTCGAGCACTTAAGGAGAATG GGGAGGAGGATACTGAAGCAATTTTGAACACCCTTCTTTCTTATCCT GTTACTGAAAATTTTCCTAGCGAAGACCCTTGTCCTTCTAGAGCAAGCTTCCCATATGAGGAGCTTTCTGACTGCAACAGTTCTTGCGCAGACTTGGAG GAAGATATAACGGTAGACACACTTTCGCGCCTCACTGGCATGGGTTATCAATATGTTGATGTGGTAAAGGCTATCGAGCAATGTG GATCTAATGCTCCACTAGACGAACTTACCGACTTCATATTCGCCTCTCAAACAGTGAAGACTGACACTAATGCCCCTACATTATTAACACCCCAAAAGAGAAAACCTAGTTTTGGGTCCATAGAACGACCCCGTAAACTGGTTCAAAGTGTGCGTATCAGGGATTCAATCAATCTGCCAAACAATATGATTGGCTTTGGGATTCCTGGTTACTCAACAAGGGTAACTAAGAGGGAGATCCCAAAACTAGCTTCTGGTCCTCCCTACTTCTACTACGAAAACGTCGCCTGCACTCCAAAGGGAGTTTGGGATCAGATTTCCCGGTTTTTGTATGACATAGAACCCGAGTTTGTGGACTCTCTTCATTTCTCAGCAGCTGCTCGAAAAAGGGGTTATTTACATAACCTTCCTATAGAAAACAGACAGCCTCTTTTTCCTATTCCCCCCAAAACCATACATGAGGCACTCCCATCCACAAAAAAATGGTGGCCCACTTGGGACAAAAGAGAAAAGTTAAATTGCCTTTTAACTTGTATAGGAAGTGCTCCACTTACGGAGAGGATTAGGAAGCGTGTGGAATCTGGTACGCCGTCTCCAAGTGATATAGATTTTGTTATGAAACAATGCAAGAAATGGAACTTGGTTTGGGTTGGGAAGTACAAGGTTGCTGTACTTGAACCTAGTGATATGGAGATGTTGTTGGGATTTCCACAGGATCACACAAGAGGTGTTAGCCGAACTGACAGATATAAAGCCTTAGGGAACTCCTTTCAG ATTGACACAATTGCTTACCACCTATCAGTTCTGAAACCCATCTACCCACGAGGAATGACCATTTTGTCCCTCTTCTCTGGCATTGGTGGGGCAGAGGTAGCCCTCCACAGACTCGGAATCCCACTGAAGACAGTAGTTTCAGTAGAGATATCAGAAGTCAATAGGAAGATATTTCAGGACTGGTGGGAGCAGACAGAGCAGCCGGGTCAGCTGATCCATATGGATGATGTGGAGAAAGTGGATTATCCGATGATAAGACAGTGGATTACGGAGTTTGGCGGGTTTGATCTCGTGATCGGAGGGAGCCCATGTAATAATCTTGCAGGTGGGAATAGGAGGACTAGAGATGGACTTCAAGGACAGCATTCTTCTCTGTTCTTTCAGTACTACAGGATTCTAGACACTGTTATGTACTTGATGAAACATAGGTAG